The sequence CGTACCAGCGTGGGGGCCGTGACCTTATCGTTGAACGTGAGCAGCCCGATGACGATATCGGCCTGTTCAGCTTCCTCCAGCCGTGTGCGAACCGACTCCGGAAGAAACGAGTCTTCCACCGCTGCATCCCCCTCCACAGAACGTGAACGATTGTCTCAGATGACGAGCCGAGTCACTCGGTGCTGAGGATTTTCAGGATTGTGAAATAGTCACTCAAATGTCTCGTGATCAGGAAGTTTCGCCTGACATGCTCCTTCGCCATCGCACCCATCCGACTCATCACGCCGGGGTTGCTCAGCAGATAGCGGATACGGAAGGCCGCCCCCTCGACAGAATGAACGACGAATCCGGTCGCCTCATTCACGATTTGGGTGGACACTCCGCCGGCGGTTCCCCCGATGACCGGCTTTCCCTTCCACATCGCCTCAGACACAGCCACTCCGAATCCTTCCTTGAGGGCCTTTTGGATGACAATCGTAGCGCCTCGCTGCAATGCGTTGATTTCGCGGTCGGCCTCCGGCGGCAACTGGAGGACGTGAATGTCCGGATCATTCTCGGCCGCCTGCTGGACCTCAGCCAGCACGGCCTCACCTTCCGGATCATGCAGCACACCGCTGCCGGCTAAGACAAGCTGACAATGGTGGTGTTTCTTTGCCATCCGGTAAGCGCGAATCATGCCGATCTGGTCCTTGAATCGGTCAAAGCGCGCGACTTGCAGGAGAATCGGTTTCCCTCGGGCGATTCCAAATTGATCAAGCACCTGCGTGATCTCGGCGCGTGAGAGCTCACGGTTCTTTTCCGTCAGTGGATCGATTGAGGGATAGAGCAGAAACTTCGGGATAGGCAGGCGCTGCGCAAATCCAGGCAGCGAAAAAACAGCCGCGTCATATTTCAACACATGTCGCCGAAACAAACTCCACACCGGTCGATGAGGCAGTCCGGCATCCAGATGGCAACGCCAGACCCACTTGCCACCTTTACGATGATCGACGAGCGGAGCTGGTTGCGGGTCGTGAACAAAGACGAGGTCTGCATCAAGATTCAATACCTTGGCATTTCTGGCGTTGACGTCCAGATACGTCTGGTACATCTCATTGGTAATGGTTTCCTCACGCCCTTGCAAACCGTCAGTGATCCGGCGCGTGACATCGGTGAATTCCTGCGTGCCGGCAATGACTTCCCAACGCGCCTCGGTTCCCATTGCCTTCATGATGGGAACGATCCGCCTCAAGATTTCAGCCATCCCGCCGCCGTAGCGTACGGCGCTGATATGGAGAAACCTCTTGCCCTGTACCAGATGACTCAATCGATATAAGAAATCGATGGCCCCCTTCGGAGCCACCGCGCGATATTGCTCCAACTCTCTGATCATTGACCTTGCTCCCCCGCCGATTCAGCAACCCTATTCATCGATGTCCGCAATGGTCCACCGGATGCGTCCCAACTCTAGAGGCACACAGCAGCCTGACTGTGCCTATCACTGCTCAAACACAGAGGCCCCACGCGATCGGACACTCACATGGTGCGTCTCTTATGGGCTCTGTTACAGCGCCGTCAGTTCGATCCCATAGGGCTCCGACCCTGCCTGTTCCGGCTTGAGGTTCAGCCAGTAATACCCGTAGGGCGCCAGTGTCACTACATAGGGACGATCTGTCACCTGAGGAAATTGCGACTCGCCCAACAGTTCGACCGGCAGAGCGCCGACGAATTCTTTGAGGTCCAACTCCACCGATTGTGCCGACCCGGCCAGGTTATGGACAAGCAGCAGCACAACGTTTTCGTGCCGTCTCACATACGCCAGAACCTTGTCATTCGTCGACTGTAGAAACGTCATCGTTCCCCGCCCGAATGCGGGATACCGCCGGCGTGCGGCGATCATCCGCTTCATCCAATGCAACAGCGAATGGGGAATTTCTTTCTGGAACTCCACGTTGATCGATTGGTAGCCATAGGTCGGATCCGCCACCAGCGGTAAATACAGGCGCGACGGATCGCACGTCGAGAATCCCGCATTCCGATCCATAGTCCACTGCATGGGCGTTCTCACCCCATCCCGGTCCTTCAGTTGGATATTGTCTCCCATGCCGATTTCATCCCCGTAATAAATAATCGGGGTGCCGGGCATCGTGAAGACCAGACTGTTGAGCAGCTCGATCTTGCGCCGGTCGTTATCTAAGAGCGGTGCGAGACGCCGCGCAATGCCGATATTGCGCCTCATCTTCGGATCGCGAGCATATGTGTAATACATGTAGTCCCGCTCTTCACCTGAACACATCTCAAGCGTGAGCTCGTCGTGATTGCGGAGAAACAGGCACCACTGGCAATTCGGTGGGATCTCGGGCGTATGCGTAAACATGTCGATGATCGGATCGCGCGTCTCACTCCGCACACCCATATAGAGTCGGGGCATGAGCGGAAAGTGAAACGCCATATGAAATTCATCCCCGTTTCCAAAATAAGGTCGCACATCGGATGGCCATTGATTTGCCTCGGCCAGCAATATGCGGTCTTGATAGGACTCATCAATGCGACGACGAATATCCTTCAAATAATCGTGCGTCTCCGGCAAGTTCTCACAAATCGTGCCTTCACGCTCAAATAGATACGGCACCGCATCGCACCGAAATCCATCCAGTCCCTGATCAAGCCAAAACGCCATCGTATCGAGCATGGCTTGCCGGACTTCCGAGTTCGCA is a genomic window of Candidatus Nitrospira kreftii containing:
- a CDS encoding Trehalose synthase, with the translated sequence MIRELEQYRAVAPKGAIDFLYRLSHLVQGKRFLHISAVRYGGGMAEILRRIVPIMKAMGTEARWEVIAGTQEFTDVTRRITDGLQGREETITNEMYQTYLDVNARNAKVLNLDADLVFVHDPQPAPLVDHRKGGKWVWRCHLDAGLPHRPVWSLFRRHVLKYDAAVFSLPGFAQRLPIPKFLLYPSIDPLTEKNRELSRAEITQVLDQFGIARGKPILLQVARFDRFKDQIGMIRAYRMAKKHHHCQLVLAGSGVLHDPEGEAVLAEVQQAAENDPDIHVLQLPPEADREINALQRGATIVIQKALKEGFGVAVSEAMWKGKPVIGGTAGGVSTQIVNEATGFVVHSVEGAAFRIRYLLSNPGVMSRMGAMAKEHVRRNFLITRHLSDYFTILKILSTE
- a CDS encoding Trehalose synthase/amylase TreS; its protein translation is MLSADPLWYKDAVFYEIHVKAFADGNGDGIGDFQGLIGKLDYLQWLGVDCLWLLPFYPSPLRDDGYDVADFRSVAEQYGTTEDVRRFLDEAHRRGMRVIVDLVLNHTSDQHPWFQEARQSPQSLKRHFYVWSDNDRKYGKARIIFIDTEKSNWTWDSEAKAFYWHRFFSHQPDLNYANSEVRQAMLDTMAFWLDQGLDGFRCDAVPYLFEREGTICENLPETHDYLKDIRRRIDESYQDRILLAEANQWPSDVRPYFGNGDEFHMAFHFPLMPRLYMGVRSETRDPIIDMFTHTPEIPPNCQWCLFLRNHDELTLEMCSGEERDYMYYTYARDPKMRRNIGIARRLAPLLDNDRRKIELLNSLVFTMPGTPIIYYGDEIGMGDNIQLKDRDGVRTPMQWTMDRNAGFSTCDPSRLYLPLVADPTYGYQSINVEFQKEIPHSLLHWMKRMIAARRRYPAFGRGTMTFLQSTNDKVLAYVRRHENVVLLLVHNLAGSAQSVELDLKEFVGALPVELLGESQFPQVTDRPYVVTLAPYGYYWLNLKPEQAGSEPYGIELTAL